A genomic region of Seriola aureovittata isolate HTS-2021-v1 ecotype China chromosome 21, ASM2101889v1, whole genome shotgun sequence contains the following coding sequences:
- the LOC130161975 gene encoding SH3 and cysteine-rich domain-containing protein 2-like codes for MTEISEKENEPQNRDLHRPQATVPSQPESKLQRLKRSLSFKSVMRSKSVDNFFQRSNGETRPPSGLITTPPPPPSPPPFSESPLAYERSPSLSPTVSPNPSLSSHSPSISPSLSVTSKTQPKTQALPVQPVKTHCFQEHVFRRPASCQRCKHMIQGNSKQGLRCKACKMAAHLWCSSELSQQPCIGKSGAFKRNFSSPLLTIDPLGVVREAPAAQEADNGIVDPVYEALRYGTSLAQMSRSSFGSISESPCHELEKPQDKLENQPIAEEEHIPGMLTPPESEKADSEDRVSLKTPKRVEVHSIHTYVALYKFLPQEKNDLELQPGDRVQVTDDSNEDWWKGKSKDKVGFFPANFVQRVRPGERVWKVTTGFHGNRDKGQMTVKEAQICVGKNEEIDGFLRLTSGKKRGLVPVKCLLEI; via the exons ttgCAGCGGCTGAAGCGTTCCCTGTCCTTCAAGTCAGTCATGCGCAGCAAGAGTGTGGACAACTTTTTCCAGCGCAGCAATGGCGAAACCCGCCCACCCTCAGGCCTCATCACTACACCGCCACCTCCACCAtctcctccccccttctctgAGTCCCCCCTGGCCTATGAGcgctctccctccctgtccccGACAGTCAGTCCCAACCCTTCATTGTCCTCACATTCACCATCTATCAGTCCCTCACTGTCCGTCACCTCCAAAACCCAGCCAAAGACTCAGGCCCTGCCGGTGCAGCCGGTCAAGACCCACTGTTTCCAGGAGCATGTCTTCCGTAGGCCTGCCAGCTGCCAGCGATGCAAACACATGATCCAAG GGAACTCAAAGCAGGGGCTGCGCTGTAAAGCCTGCAAGATGGCGGCCCATCTCTGGTGCTCATCAGAGCTCTCCCAGCAGCCCTGTATTGGCAAG TCAGGAGCTTTCAAGAGAAACTTCAGCTCTCCTCTGCTAACCATTGATCCGTTGGGTGTGGTCAGAGAGGCTCCTGCTGCTCAGG AAGCAGATAATGGCATTGTCGACCCTGTGTATGAAGCACTGCGCTATGGGACGTCGCTGGCTCAGATGAGTCGCTCCAGCTTCGGCAGTATCTCAGAGTCGCCCTGTCATGAg cTAGAAAAACCTCAAGACAAACTAGAAAATCAGCCTATAGCTGAAGAGGAGCACATCCCAGGAA TGCTCACTCCTCCTGAAAGCGAGAAGGCTGATTCAGAAGACAGGGTCAGCCTGAAG actCCCAAACGAGTAGAGGTCCACTCCATCCACACCTATGTGGCTCTTTACAAGTTCCTGCCTCAGGAGAAGAATGACTTGGAGCTACA gcCTGGTGACAGAGTTCAAGTCACAGATGACTCCAACGAGGACTGGTGGAAG GGAAAAAGCAAAGACAAGGTAGGATTTTTCCCAGCCAACTTTGTGCAGCGGGTCCGCCCTGGCGAGCGGGTGTGGAAGGTCACCACTGGTTTCCACGGTAACCGAGACAAAGGCCAGATGACTGTAAAAGAGGCACAG ATCTGTGTGGGGAAGAACGAGGAGATTGACGGTTTCCTCCGGCTGACTAGCGGGAAGAAGAGAGGCTTGGTCCCTGTGAAGTGTCTGCTAGAAATATGA